TTCAGTCAGGTTTCAGTAGGAGTAATTTACGGCTTCACTCAAGTCATTTTCCCCATTTTTTTCTATATCTTAGTCAATCATTCTTATAATCTATCTAAATCAGAGAATTTAACTAAGGTTATCGTCTTTGTGGCGATTTTGCATGCCATATGGTCGAGTATACAGGTATTCTATAAATTGCCTGAGAACGCACCGAGCATTTTTAGAGAGCTTTTGATTTGGGACAAAAACATTCAAGCTCTATACTCGAGTTCTTATGTTCTTTATGGGCGAGGCACAGGAGGTTTCATCAATCCAAACGAACTAGGACTGTGGGCCGCACTTTGCTTGTGTTGGGGAATATACGAAAGGAAAAGCTTTTACAAAAACGCGTTGATCACTTCTAGTGTAATTTCGTTAATTAATAGCCAATCTCGTGGCTCAGTTTCGGCAGTTTTGGTTATTTTGGTATTGCTGCTGATAAAAAAAATACTCGACTCAAAAAATTTTAGGATAACAAACAGAGCATTTTACTTGATTGCACTTTCCATTCTGACCTCTATACTTGTATTGGCGTATTCACAATTTGCAATCATTATTAAAGATCTAGGAGACTATGTAGGATTTGACAGATATGGTAGTGCGGCTTCTATTTTAACAACTGGAGTGAATGCAGATTTAAGTTTTGAGACGCGCACTCAAGTCTGGGATGAGATAGTTCGGTATGTCAATGCAAGGCCGTTTGGAACCTTGTCTCCGCCTCAAACGGTCGTGAGTTTTGCGCCAGATAATCAATATATGTATAATTATTTGCAAGGAGGCATCTTTTTATTAATCTTATCAACAATTCCTCTGATTGTTTGGTCGAAAAATCTTTATATATGGATGTTTCAAAGGAATAAAGACCGAAATGCTGTACTGGGCTTGATGACCGTTGTTCTAATCGTCAATTCCGTATCTGCGACTCCTTACCAATATACATCTTTTACGCTTTTCTGGATGTTTTTGGCGATTCAGAGGAATGTGGGTGATCGAAGTCTTTCCTAATTGTTCAAAATTTAGAATCTATTTTACATAAACGTATCATAAAGTTATCAATTTTAGGATTAAGAATGAGATTTTTATAGCATAGACTGCCTCTCTCATATTTCATAAGCGCTTACCGATATAGGGATTCCGATACAAATCTATAAACCATAGTAAGGGGGTAAAAATGCCGGAAGAAAAATCCATAATTTACATGCTGACTATTCCACTCAGTGCTGGAGCTTTTTTAAGAAAACAATTGGCTTTTTTTTATTTAGCAGGCTGGGATGTTCATCTGGCAACATCACCTCAGCCACGTGAAGATCTTGAAAAATTCGCACAAGATGAGCATGCAGTACCTCACTTTTTAGAGATGCAACGCGAAATTTCACCACTGCGTGATTGTATGGCCCTACTTCAAACAGTACAACTTATCAGGCATCTGAAGCCGAAAATTGTGAATGCTGGCACACCTAAAGCAGGACTACTTGGTATGGTTGCAGCAGCATTAGCACAGGTACCTGTTAGGGTCTATACCCTACATGGCTTACGTCTCGAAACGACATATGGTTTCAAGCGCTGTATTCTCCAAATAACGGAACGTCTGGCCTGTTTTTGTGCCCACCGTGTCATATGTGTTAGTCCCAGTCTGATGGAGCGAGCTATCGAACTTAAGCTACTTCCAGCTTCTAAAGCGGTGATACTTGGTTCCGGAACATGCAACGGTATCGAGTCGGAACGGTTCGTAGCTTCCTCAAGAATTTCATCAGAAGTCAAGAAATTGCGAGAAGAATTGAATTTACCAATAGAAACGCCGACGGTGGGTTTTGTTGGACGTTTCGTAAAAGACAAAGGAATAGTCGAATTATTAGATGCTTTCAATTCTTTATATACAGTAGCACCTGATACACGCTTACTGCTCGTGGGAGATTATGAGGAAGGAGATCCCATACCACTCGAATTGCGCCAAAATATTGATACCCATCCTGGCATTATTCGTGCTGGATTTGTCAACGATACTGCACCTTACTACCATTTAATGGACGTGTTAGCATTCCCTACTTACCGCGAAGGTTATCCTCTTACTCCTTTAGAAGCCGCATCTGCCGGAAAACCCGTTGTCGCTTCAAATGCGACGGGAGCAAAAGACGCTGTCATCAATGGCATGACTGGTCTTACAATTCCGATGGGTGATGCAGCAGCATTATCAGACGCACTTCGCTGCTTACTTGAAGACAAAGATCTAGCTCTGCGACTGGGAAAGGCTGGTCAGAAACGTGTTATAAGAGATTTTCAACCTCAGGCAATCTGGCAAGCATTAGAGGGCCTATATCAAGAGTTGCTACTTGAGAGAGAAATCAGGCGAGGTAACAGACTCAAGAGAACACTAGACATTACGGCATCGGCAGCGGGGCTTATTATTCTAGCTATTCCCATATTGACCCTCACACTACTGGTACGCTTCAAGCTCGGCTCCCCCATTTTCTTCAGTCAGCAACGCCCCGGCCTGCGCGGCAAGCCCTTCACCATGTACAAGTTCCGCACCATGCGCGACGCGACGGACACCCAGGGCCAGCCCTTACCGGACAGCGAACGTCTGACCCCACTGGGCCGCTTCCTGCGCTCATCCTCGCTGGACGAATTGCCTGAACTGTTTAACGTGCTACGCGGTGACATGAGTCTGGTCGGGCCGCGCCCGCTGCTGATGGAATATCTCCCCCGCTACACGCCCCAGCAGGCGCGGCGGCACGAGGTCCGTCCCGGTATCACCGGCTGGGCGCAGGTCAACGGGCGCAACGCCATTTCCTGGGAAGAGAAATTCAACCTGGACGTGTGGTATGTGGACAACCGCAGCTTCGCGCTCGACCTGAAGATTCTGTGGCTGACGGTCCTGAAGGTCTTCAAGCGCGAGGGCATCAACGCAGTGGGCGAGGCGACCATGCCAGTATTCAGCGGCACGGCCCAGAGCGAGACATGAGCGGAATACTGGTCGTGGGTGCGGGCGGACACGCCAAGGTGGTGATTGCCACCCTGCTGGCGGCTGGGGAAACCGTCGAGGGCCTGCTGGACGATCAGCCCAGCCGCTGGGGAAGCATGGTACTGGGGTATCCGGTACTGGGCAGCCTGGAGCAGCTGGAAAAGCCAGATTCACGGGCCATTCTCGCCATCGGCAACAACCGGGTACGTCAGACCCTCAGCGAACGGTACCCAGAGATGGCGTGGGTCAGCGCCGTTCATCCGAACTCGGTGGTTCATTCATCGGTCAGGCTCGGTGCGGGCAGCGTAATCTTCGCAGGCGCGGTGGTGCAGCCGGACACCACCATAGGAAACCATGTCATTGTCAATACTGCTGCCACAGTGGATCATGATTGTGTGCTGGAAGATTACGTGCATATCGCGCCGGGCACCCACCTGGCCGGGCAGGTTCGACTTGAGCAGGGCGCTTTCCTCGGCATCGGCAGCGCGGCAGCTCCTGGCGTCCGGGTGGGAGCGTGGGCCACCGTCGGCGCGGGCAGCGTAGTCATACGAGACCTTCCCCCCCATTGTGTCGCCGTGGGTGTACCGGCGCGGCCCAGACAGGCCAAGGACCAACCATGACCATCCTGACGAAACTTGACCGGACCCTCGCCCCCTGGCCCCATTTCGAACCTGACGAGATTGAGGCCGTCTCCGAAGTGATGCGCTCCGGCAAGGTCAACTACTGGACCGGCACTGAGGGACGCGAGTTCGAGAAAGAGTACGCCGCCGCGTTGGGCGTCACCTATGCGGTGGCGCTGCACAACGGCACGCAGGCGCTGGAGTTGGCGCTGTACGCCCTGGGTGTGGGCGAGGGCGACGAGGTTATCACCACGCCGCGCACCTTCATCGCCTCGGCCAGCGCCGCTGTCATGCGCGGGGCCGTGCCCGTGATGGCCGAGATTGACCGCAACAGCGGCAACATCACGGCAGAGACCATCCGGGCCGTGATCACCCCGCGCAGCAAGGCGATCATCGCAGTGCATCTGGCGGGCTGGCCCTGCGAGATGGACGAGATCATGGCGCTCGCCCGCGAACATGGCCTGTTGGTGATCGAGGACTGCGCCCAGGCACACGGGGCCATGTACAGGGAACGACCCGTCGGCAGCATCGGCGACATCGGCTGCTTTTCCTTCTGCCAGGACAAGATCATGACCACTGGCGGCGAGGGCGGCCTGCTGGTCACCAACGACGAGGCGGTCTGGAAGAAAGCCTGGGCCTTCAAGGATCACGGCAAGAGCTACGACGCCGTCTACCACCGCGACCACGTGCCGGGATTTCGCTGGCTGCACGAGTCGTTCGGCACCAACTGGCGGATGCTGGAAGTTCAGGCGGCCATCGGGCGGCTTCAGCTCCGCAAATTGCCGGAATGGACGCGCCGCCGCCGCGAAAACGCTGGGGTCTTGCAGGAGCGCCTCGCGGCCCTGAAGGCGCTGCGGGTGCCCGAGGTGCCTGCTTACAGCGTTCACGCCGAGTACAAGTTCTATGCTTATGTGCGCCCCGAGTCCTTACGCGAGGGCTGGAGCCGCGACCGGATCATGAACGAACTCACCAGCCGTGGCGTACCCTGCTTCAGCGGAAGCTGCTCGGAAATCTATCTGGAACAGGCGTTCGTACAGGCTGGACTTGGCCCGAAGGAGCGGCTACCGGTGGCCCGCGAACTCGGCGAGACCTCGCTGACGTTTCTCGTCCACCCCACATTGACTGCCGCCGATATGCAGGCAGTGGCCGATGTGGTGGCCGAGGTGGTCGGAGCCGCCACCCGCTGAGCTGCCGGGCACTGCCAATAAACACTACTGCCGACCAGTGCTCTCAGTTCTGTGTGAGCGCTGGATCGGGATTGACTTTGACAGTACTTTCCGGCAGCAGGCGTCGGATGGTGCGGCGCACGCCCTCACCGTCGCCTTCCAGCGCCTGACACTCGATGACGGCCAACTGCTCGGCGAAGCGCTCAGGGTGAGGCTGCGCCAGTGCCGCCACCATGATGTCCTTGTGTGCGGTTCTGCTGACCTGTTCGCCTGCCGTCAGCAGTTCCTCGTAGAGCTTCTCACCAGGCCGCGTGCCGGTAAAGACGATCTCAACGTCCCTGGCCCCGGAGAGCTGCACCATGTCGCGCGCCAGGTCCACGATTTTCACCGGCTGTCCCATGTCCAGCACATAGACGTTGTTGTTGCTGGCCAGCCCCCCCGCTTGCAGCACCAGCCGGGCCGCCTCAGGAATGGTCATGAAGAAGCGCACCATGTCCGGGTGGGTCACTGCCACCGGGCCGCCCGCCCGGATCTGCGCCATGAAGGTCGGCACCACGCTGCCCCGGCTGCCCAGCACATTGCCGAAGCGCACCGACATGAACGCCTGGCCCGGCTCGGCCCGCTGCGCCGCCGCCGACACGACCATTTCCGCCAGCCGCTTGGTCGAACCCATCACCGAACTTGGGTTGACGGCCTTGTCGGTGGAAATATTGACGAGGCGCTGCACCTGGAAGTCGAGGCACAGCTCGGCGATATTCTGGGTACCGAAGACGTTATTAAGCACCGCCTCGCCGGGCTGCGCCTCCATCAGCGGCACGTGCTTGTTTGCCGCCGCATGGTACACGACCTCTGGCCGGTACTCGGCAAACACCTGGCGCAGCCGGTCACGCCGCCGCACGTCTGCGATGATCGCCACCGTTGCCACCTCGGGCCAGTTCATCTTGAGTTCCTGCTGAATGCTGAAAATACTGTTCTCGCCACGCCCCAGCAGCACGATCTGGCGCGGACGAAAACGCGCCACCTGCCGCACGATCTCCGAGCCGATCGAGCCGCCTGCACCCGTCACCAGCACTGTGCGGTCCTCGACGTAGCGGGCAATACTGTCCATGTCGAGGTGCACCGGCGCGCGGCGCAGCAGGTCTTCGACGTTGACGTCGCGCAGTTGCAGGATGGCGTCCTGGCCCTGCAAGATCTCCCCCAGGCTCGGCAGAATGCGGTAGTGCAAATGGGCCGCCCTGGCCGCACGGGTCAGTTGACGCACCAGCGCGCCCTGTACCGACGGCATGGCAATCACCACTTCCTGCACGCCGAGTTGCTGGGCGACCTGCGCCAGCGTCGACAGCGGCCCGTGAATGGGCAGCCCGAGCAGCAGGCGGCCCGCCTTGACCGGGTCGTCATCCAGAAAACCGACCGGCGCGAACCCGGCGGCGGCGTTGTTGAGCATTTCCCTGGCCAGCATCGTGCCCGCCTCGCCCGCCCCCACGATCAGGGTCCGCTTCCTGAAGCCTTCACCCTGCTGTTTCTGGTCTGGGCCCACATAGGTTCGTGCCAGCACCCGCACAGCGGACATGCCGATCAGCGCCAGGGCAGTGGAGATCACCGGGATACTGCGGGGAATATCAAGGCTGATTGGCAGCAGGAAGGTGACGAATAGCATCAGCAGCCCGACCAGCGCCACCATCCGCGCGAGATGCTGCAAATCGGTCAGACTGACGCGGTGCCAGATTCGCAGATAAGGCTTCGACAGGCCCAGCACCAGCGCATTGATCAGCAAGCCGACGAGGGT
This portion of the Deinococcus rubellus genome encodes:
- a CDS encoding O-antigen ligase family protein; this encodes MIGIFLLLGERIIFLYNGNAVLVLQWLITILALLTVFRTNKFSKPEGFYYWTIYALCVLFYLCISTFFSQVSVGVIYGFTQVIFPIFFYILVNHSYNLSKSENLTKVIVFVAILHAIWSSIQVFYKLPENAPSIFRELLIWDKNIQALYSSSYVLYGRGTGGFINPNELGLWAALCLCWGIYERKSFYKNALITSSVISLINSQSRGSVSAVLVILVLLLIKKILDSKNFRITNRAFYLIALSILTSILVLAYSQFAIIIKDLGDYVGFDRYGSAASILTTGVNADLSFETRTQVWDEIVRYVNARPFGTLSPPQTVVSFAPDNQYMYNYLQGGIFLLILSTIPLIVWSKNLYIWMFQRNKDRNAVLGLMTVVLIVNSVSATPYQYTSFTLFWMFLAIQRNVGDRSLS
- a CDS encoding sugar transferase, whose protein sequence is MPEEKSIIYMLTIPLSAGAFLRKQLAFFYLAGWDVHLATSPQPREDLEKFAQDEHAVPHFLEMQREISPLRDCMALLQTVQLIRHLKPKIVNAGTPKAGLLGMVAAALAQVPVRVYTLHGLRLETTYGFKRCILQITERLACFCAHRVICVSPSLMERAIELKLLPASKAVILGSGTCNGIESERFVASSRISSEVKKLREELNLPIETPTVGFVGRFVKDKGIVELLDAFNSLYTVAPDTRLLLVGDYEEGDPIPLELRQNIDTHPGIIRAGFVNDTAPYYHLMDVLAFPTYREGYPLTPLEAASAGKPVVASNATGAKDAVINGMTGLTIPMGDAAALSDALRCLLEDKDLALRLGKAGQKRVIRDFQPQAIWQALEGLYQELLLEREIRRGNRLKRTLDITASAAGLIILAIPILTLTLLVRFKLGSPIFFSQQRPGLRGKPFTMYKFRTMRDATDTQGQPLPDSERLTPLGRFLRSSSLDELPELFNVLRGDMSLVGPRPLLMEYLPRYTPQQARRHEVRPGITGWAQVNGRNAISWEEKFNLDVWYVDNRSFALDLKILWLTVLKVFKREGINAVGEATMPVFSGTAQSET
- a CDS encoding acetyltransferase, which encodes MSGILVVGAGGHAKVVIATLLAAGETVEGLLDDQPSRWGSMVLGYPVLGSLEQLEKPDSRAILAIGNNRVRQTLSERYPEMAWVSAVHPNSVVHSSVRLGAGSVIFAGAVVQPDTTIGNHVIVNTAATVDHDCVLEDYVHIAPGTHLAGQVRLEQGAFLGIGSAAAPGVRVGAWATVGAGSVVIRDLPPHCVAVGVPARPRQAKDQP
- a CDS encoding DegT/DnrJ/EryC1/StrS family aminotransferase; its protein translation is MTILTKLDRTLAPWPHFEPDEIEAVSEVMRSGKVNYWTGTEGREFEKEYAAALGVTYAVALHNGTQALELALYALGVGEGDEVITTPRTFIASASAAVMRGAVPVMAEIDRNSGNITAETIRAVITPRSKAIIAVHLAGWPCEMDEIMALAREHGLLVIEDCAQAHGAMYRERPVGSIGDIGCFSFCQDKIMTTGGEGGLLVTNDEAVWKKAWAFKDHGKSYDAVYHRDHVPGFRWLHESFGTNWRMLEVQAAIGRLQLRKLPEWTRRRRENAGVLQERLAALKALRVPEVPAYSVHAEYKFYAYVRPESLREGWSRDRIMNELTSRGVPCFSGSCSEIYLEQAFVQAGLGPKERLPVARELGETSLTFLVHPTLTAADMQAVADVVAEVVGAATR
- a CDS encoding polysaccharide biosynthesis protein, coding for MYLHPLGEDVQNRILKYAIDLSIWTLAVPLAFALRLNVERLPERLNVILIYTLVGLLINALVLGLSKPYLRIWHRVSLTDLQHLARMVALVGLLMLFVTFLLPISLDIPRSIPVISTALALIGMSAVRVLARTYVGPDQKQQGEGFRKRTLIVGAGEAGTMLAREMLNNAAAGFAPVGFLDDDPVKAGRLLLGLPIHGPLSTLAQVAQQLGVQEVVIAMPSVQGALVRQLTRAARAAHLHYRILPSLGEILQGQDAILQLRDVNVEDLLRRAPVHLDMDSIARYVEDRTVLVTGAGGSIGSEIVRQVARFRPRQIVLLGRGENSIFSIQQELKMNWPEVATVAIIADVRRRDRLRQVFAEYRPEVVYHAAANKHVPLMEAQPGEAVLNNVFGTQNIAELCLDFQVQRLVNISTDKAVNPSSVMGSTKRLAEMVVSAAAQRAEPGQAFMSVRFGNVLGSRGSVVPTFMAQIRAGGPVAVTHPDMVRFFMTIPEAARLVLQAGGLASNNNVYVLDMGQPVKIVDLARDMVQLSGARDVEIVFTGTRPGEKLYEELLTAGEQVSRTAHKDIMVAALAQPHPERFAEQLAVIECQALEGDGEGVRRTIRRLLPESTVKVNPDPALTQN